A single genomic interval of Myxosarcina sp. GI1 harbors:
- a CDS encoding EAL domain-containing protein — MSFIWRSHIFKLVVSSFICKKSRIVIAYILCGFCMGLSGSENQDSKNVLVIHSYHPESSWAKQEKAGIDSGFAENHPQVNVFHEFLDSKRYPQLKHGRDFLDYIEKKYRYSEIDLLMVADDPSLQLILQYRRDFANIPIVFLGINHVMPQLAKIPWLTGVYENHSVAQTIAEALRQTRQDSLIVLTDSTATGKAYEAQVKQLKKIFKSFTIHIVSDLVPEEINSRLGKFAPNVPILILGQLRKDNKNGALIDHEQDAPIISSQVANPLYTVSSMRIGTGVIGGKILDGAYHARQAVELADRILDGANPQEVKPIIAAKNRWIFDYRELKRFDIDINRLPEQSELIDLAPSFYETHKVIVWTVVISFLVSLLIIVLLIEIIRRRSLAAAILRENEQRYKDLAEAGANVFWELDRDFRYCYVSGEAIGIDRLEPYGILGKHPQDIYCHHPKIEFDWGSFERIISERCLLNKFTFTVRDKNETIRIFELNGKPIYDRQQQYLGYRGIQREITAEHNLSKKIAYQAAYDSLTGLINRRQFDEKLKEAVEQVRKCGTKKVLCYLDLDRFKIVNDTAGHLVGDRLLAELATMFGSMVRQEDTLGRLGGDEFGLILESCTLKQAKQIGNKLILALENYRFRWQTLEFDVGVSIGMVPISRKTADAAELLSRADLACYQAKNLGRGRLYIAENDNAELDLEQTQMAHIANVSQTIAENRFHLVKQLIKPIEENARAPWHYEILLRLEDRQGNFISPTQFIPVAERYGVITTIDRWVLETTLQHYKEYFTAQPTIISINLSGLSINDERFTAMAIELIKNSSVPGNCLCFEITETAAIAQLERAYRFIRQMKELGVKFALDDFGSGVSSFAYLKSLPVDYLKIDGSLIQNITDRNYNGEIVSAIERIANVMNIQTIAECVENDNVLNYLGKIGIDYAQGYRIGKPTLIKAINLVSKLGS, encoded by the coding sequence ATGTCATTTATCTGGCGATCGCACATATTTAAGCTTGTTGTCTCTAGTTTTATCTGCAAAAAATCGCGTATTGTCATAGCCTACATTTTATGCGGTTTTTGTATGGGCTTGTCTGGCAGCGAGAACCAGGACAGTAAAAATGTTTTAGTAATACACTCCTATCATCCAGAATCATCCTGGGCAAAACAGGAGAAAGCAGGAATAGATTCGGGGTTTGCAGAAAATCATCCTCAAGTCAACGTATTTCACGAATTTTTAGATAGCAAACGATATCCTCAACTAAAACATGGTCGAGATTTTTTAGACTACATCGAGAAAAAATATCGTTACAGCGAAATTGACTTATTAATGGTTGCTGACGATCCCAGTTTACAGTTGATTTTGCAGTATCGACGCGACTTCGCCAATATCCCCATAGTATTTTTGGGGATCAATCATGTAATGCCCCAATTAGCAAAAATTCCCTGGTTGACTGGAGTATATGAAAACCATAGCGTCGCTCAAACAATCGCCGAAGCCCTAAGACAGACTAGACAAGACAGTTTGATTGTACTTACCGATTCTACCGCTACGGGAAAAGCTTATGAGGCACAAGTCAAACAGCTAAAAAAAATCTTCAAATCGTTTACCATTCACATCGTTAGCGACCTCGTTCCCGAAGAAATTAATTCTCGTCTGGGAAAATTTGCACCGAATGTTCCAATTTTAATTCTCGGACAGCTACGTAAAGATAATAAAAATGGAGCGTTAATCGATCACGAACAAGATGCGCCTATTATTAGTTCTCAAGTAGCCAATCCGCTTTATACGGTAAGCTCGATGCGGATAGGTACGGGAGTTATCGGCGGAAAAATTTTAGATGGGGCATATCATGCCAGACAAGCTGTAGAATTGGCAGACAGAATCTTAGATGGAGCGAATCCTCAAGAAGTCAAACCAATTATTGCAGCCAAAAACCGTTGGATTTTCGACTATCGCGAACTAAAACGCTTTGATATAGATATTAACCGACTGCCCGAACAAAGCGAACTAATCGATCTGGCTCCTTCTTTTTATGAAACTCATAAAGTTATAGTCTGGACTGTAGTAATTAGTTTTTTAGTTAGTTTGTTAATTATTGTCTTGTTAATAGAAATAATTAGAAGACGTTCTTTAGCAGCAGCAATTTTGCGAGAAAACGAGCAACGCTATAAAGACTTAGCCGAAGCAGGGGCAAATGTATTTTGGGAACTAGATAGAGATTTTAGATACTGTTATGTATCGGGAGAAGCTATCGGCATCGATCGCCTCGAACCTTATGGTATCTTGGGCAAACATCCCCAGGATATTTATTGCCATCATCCTAAAATTGAGTTTGATTGGGGCAGTTTCGAGCGCATTATTAGCGAGCGTTGCCTCCTCAACAAGTTTACATTTACGGTTAGAGATAAAAACGAAACTATTAGAATCTTTGAATTAAACGGCAAGCCAATTTACGATCGCCAGCAACAGTATCTAGGTTATCGAGGTATTCAACGCGAAATTACTGCCGAACACAATCTTTCTAAAAAAATTGCCTATCAAGCAGCTTATGATTCTCTAACGGGGCTGATCAATCGTCGCCAGTTTGATGAAAAGCTTAAAGAAGCAGTCGAGCAAGTACGAAAATGCGGGACGAAAAAAGTTTTGTGCTATTTAGATTTGGATCGCTTTAAAATTGTCAACGACACGGCAGGACATTTAGTTGGCGATCGCTTGTTGGCAGAGTTAGCTACCATGTTTGGCAGCATGGTTCGTCAAGAAGATACTTTAGGCAGGCTAGGAGGAGATGAGTTCGGTCTGATCTTAGAAAGCTGTACCCTCAAGCAAGCCAAACAAATTGGCAATAAATTGATTTTGGCACTGGAAAACTATCGTTTTCGATGGCAGACTTTAGAGTTTGATGTGGGAGTAAGCATCGGCATGGTGCCAATTTCACGAAAAACTGCTGATGCTGCCGAACTGCTGAGCCGCGCCGATCTAGCCTGCTATCAAGCTAAAAATCTAGGCAGAGGTAGACTCTATATTGCTGAAAATGATAATGCCGAATTAGATTTGGAACAAACCCAAATGGCGCATATTGCCAACGTTTCTCAAACAATTGCCGAAAATCGCTTTCATTTAGTCAAGCAGTTGATTAAACCCATTGAAGAAAACGCGCGAGCGCCCTGGCATTATGAAATTTTACTGCGACTTGAAGATCGTCAGGGAAATTTTATCTCCCCCACACAATTTATTCCCGTCGCCGAACGTTATGGAGTAATTACAACTATCGACCGCTGGGTATTAGAAACGACACTCCAGCACTATAAAGAATATTTTACCGCTCAGCCAACTATAATATCGATTAATTTATCTGGCTTGAGTATTAACGATGAAAGATTTACGGCGATGGCGATCGAGTTAATTAAAAATTCTTCAGTTCCAGGCAATTGTCTTTGTTTTGAAATTACCGAAACGGCTGCTATTGCTCAGCTAGAGCGCGCTTATAGGTTTATCAGACAGATGAAAGAATTAGGAGTCAAATTTGCTTTAGACGATTTTGGCAGTGGCGTTTCTTCTTTTGCCTATCTCAAAAGTTTACCCGTAGACTATCTTAAAATTGATGGAAGTTTAATTCAAAATATTACCGATCGCAACTACAATGGCGAAATTGTTAGCGCGATCGAACGTATAGCTAACGTGATGAATATTCAAACCATCGCCGAATGTGTTGAGAATGATAATGTTCTAAACTATTTAGGTAAAATTGGCATAGATTACGCTCAAGGATACCGTATTGGCAAACCAACGTTAATTAAAGCCATCAATTTGGTTTCCAAACTAGGTAGTTAA
- the thrS gene encoding threonine--tRNA ligase, with the protein MTTAEKKQVEQSIKLPRTSESPSLQKIRHTASHVMAMAVQKLFPKAQVTIGPWTENGFYYDFDNPEPFTDKDLKKIKKEMIKIINRNLPVVREEVSREEAKTRIENLQEPYKLEILAGIEEPITIYHLGDRWWDLCAGPHVETTSEINPKAIELESVAGAYWRGDENKAQLQRIYGTAWETPEQLAEYKRRKEEALKRDHRKLGRELGLFIFADAVGPGLPLWTPKGTILRSQLEDFLKQEQLKRGYLPVVTPHLARVDLFKISGHWQNYQEDMFPMMAEDEAAAAAEQGFVLKPMNCPFHIQIYKSELRSYRELPIRLAEFGTVYRYEQSGELGGLTRVRGFTVDDSHLFVTPEQLDEEFLKVVDLILSVFKSLQLTNFKARLSFRDPESDKYIGSDAAWSKAENAIRRAVEQLGMEHFEAAGEAAFYGPKLDFIFEDALEREWQLGTVQVDYNLPERFELEYVAEDGSRQRPIMIHRAPFGSLERLIGILIEEYAGDFPLWLAPTQVRLLPVSDAHVDFANQVVTKMLAAGIRAEVDNSRERLGKMIRNAEKQKIPVMSVVGDKEVESDTLSIRTRSSGELGAIAVKEVITKLTEAIASHTNF; encoded by the coding sequence ATGACCACCGCAGAAAAAAAACAAGTCGAACAATCAATTAAGTTACCTCGCACTAGTGAATCACCATCTCTCCAAAAGATTCGTCATACCGCCTCACACGTCATGGCAATGGCGGTGCAAAAACTGTTTCCTAAAGCCCAAGTAACTATCGGACCCTGGACGGAAAATGGCTTTTACTATGATTTTGACAATCCCGAACCCTTTACCGATAAGGATTTAAAAAAAATTAAGAAAGAGATGATTAAGATTATCAATCGTAATTTGCCAGTGGTAAGGGAAGAAGTCAGCCGCGAAGAAGCAAAAACTAGGATTGAAAATTTACAAGAGCCATATAAATTAGAAATACTCGCAGGAATTGAAGAACCAATTACTATCTATCATTTGGGCGATCGCTGGTGGGATTTATGTGCCGGACCCCATGTAGAAACCACTTCTGAAATTAATCCCAAAGCGATCGAATTAGAAAGCGTTGCTGGTGCTTACTGGCGCGGCGATGAGAATAAAGCACAGTTGCAGAGGATCTACGGTACTGCTTGGGAAACTCCCGAACAGTTGGCAGAATACAAACGGCGTAAAGAAGAAGCTTTAAAACGAGATCATCGCAAACTGGGTAGAGAATTAGGGCTGTTTATCTTTGCCGATGCCGTAGGTCCTGGTTTGCCGTTATGGACACCTAAAGGGACGATATTGCGATCGCAACTAGAAGACTTTCTCAAACAAGAACAGCTAAAACGAGGTTATCTACCCGTAGTTACTCCCCATCTAGCCAGAGTCGATTTGTTTAAAATTTCGGGACACTGGCAAAACTACCAGGAAGATATGTTTCCCATGATGGCAGAAGACGAAGCTGCTGCTGCTGCCGAACAAGGGTTTGTTCTCAAACCGATGAACTGTCCCTTTCACATTCAAATATATAAGAGCGAGTTGCGTTCCTATCGGGAATTGCCAATTAGACTAGCAGAATTCGGTACGGTCTATCGTTACGAACAGTCTGGAGAATTGGGAGGCTTAACCAGGGTTAGAGGCTTTACCGTAGATGATTCTCATTTATTTGTCACTCCCGAACAGCTAGACGAGGAGTTTTTAAAAGTAGTAGATTTGATTCTGTCTGTATTTAAAAGTCTACAGCTAACTAACTTTAAAGCGCGTTTGAGCTTCCGCGACCCAGAATCTGACAAATATATCGGTTCGGATGCAGCTTGGTCGAAGGCAGAAAACGCTATCAGACGTGCTGTCGAACAGTTGGGGATGGAACATTTTGAAGCCGCTGGCGAAGCAGCATTTTATGGACCAAAACTAGACTTTATCTTTGAAGACGCTTTAGAACGCGAGTGGCAGCTCGGAACGGTACAGGTAGACTATAATTTGCCCGAACGTTTTGAGTTGGAATACGTTGCTGAAGACGGTTCGCGCCAGCGTCCGATTATGATCCATCGCGCTCCCTTTGGTTCGCTAGAAAGGTTAATTGGCATTTTAATTGAAGAATATGCGGGAGACTTTCCTCTCTGGCTGGCACCGACGCAAGTAAGGCTCTTGCCCGTAAGCGATGCCCATGTGGATTTTGCCAATCAAGTAGTTACTAAAATGCTGGCGGCAGGAATTCGGGCTGAAGTCGATAATAGTCGCGAACGCCTCGGTAAAATGATTCGCAATGCCGAAAAGCAAAAGATTCCTGTAATGTCGGTCGTGGGAGATAAGGAAGTTGAAAGCGATACTTTAAGCATCCGCACTCGTAGTTCGGGAGAACTAGGCGCGATCGCAGTTAAAGAAGTAATTACCAAACTAACTGAAGCGATCGCTTCTCATACGAATTTTTAA
- the purC gene encoding phosphoribosylaminoimidazolesuccinocarboxamide synthase: MLPTQKLYEGKAKILYLTEDADILLTVYKDDATAFNAQKRGQIKGKGEINCAIARSLFELLEKAGIPTHYIDCPASDRMRVKAVKIIPLEVVVRNVAAGSLCRQTGLSEGKVLPFPLVEYYLKNDELGDPLLTRPRIELLKIISEAELAAIEQMALNINRHLQEFFVKCDITLVDFKLEFGKDSQQKIILADEISPDTCRLWDIAESDPQARVLDKDRFRRDLGGVESAYQQVLERILAKVSSAL, from the coding sequence ATGTTGCCTACCCAAAAACTCTATGAAGGAAAAGCAAAAATTCTCTATCTTACTGAGGATGCCGATATATTACTTACTGTATACAAAGATGATGCTACGGCTTTTAATGCTCAAAAGCGAGGTCAAATAAAAGGTAAAGGCGAAATCAACTGTGCAATCGCCAGGTCTTTATTTGAGCTACTAGAAAAAGCTGGCATACCCACTCACTATATAGATTGTCCTGCCAGCGATCGCATGAGAGTTAAGGCAGTAAAGATAATTCCTTTAGAAGTAGTAGTGAGAAACGTTGCCGCAGGTAGTCTGTGCCGTCAAACAGGACTGAGCGAGGGTAAAGTTTTACCATTTCCGTTAGTCGAATACTATCTAAAAAACGACGAGCTTGGAGATCCTTTATTAACTCGCCCTCGGATCGAGCTACTAAAAATTATTAGCGAAGCTGAATTAGCCGCGATCGAGCAAATGGCTTTAAACATCAATCGGCATCTGCAAGAATTCTTTGTTAAATGTGACATTACTTTAGTCGATTTTAAGCTGGAGTTTGGTAAAGATTCGCAACAAAAAATAATTTTAGCGGATGAAATTAGTCCCGATACTTGTCGGCTATGGGATATAGCAGAAAGCGATCCACAAGCTAGAGTGCTAGACAAAGATCGTTTTCGTCGAGACTTGGGCGGTGTTGAATCGGCATATCAACAGGTTCTAGAGCGAATTTTAGCTAAAGTTTCATCCGCTTTGTAA
- a CDS encoding DUF2605 domain-containing protein: MSSERPTEKELLKSVLEPLLEDFQYWFDRSRTLLESERLTFFSAKEQTELLNKIVRSKKEVSTAQILLKATNGEVGIDSNMLLPWHQLVVECWDLARKRRQTKGDRLSDS; the protein is encoded by the coding sequence ATGTCTTCGGAACGACCTACAGAAAAAGAATTACTCAAATCGGTCTTAGAACCGCTTTTGGAAGATTTTCAGTATTGGTTCGACCGCTCTAGAACTTTATTAGAATCAGAACGCCTGACTTTTTTTTCGGCAAAAGAACAAACTGAATTGTTAAACAAAATCGTCCGAAGTAAAAAAGAAGTCAGTACGGCTCAAATCTTGTTAAAAGCAACTAATGGAGAAGTCGGTATCGATTCAAATATGCTTCTTCCCTGGCATCAACTAGTAGTAGAGTGCTGGGATTTGGCTAGAAAACGCCGACAAACGAAGGGGGATCGACTTTCTGACTCGTAG
- a CDS encoding DUF2973 domain-containing protein, with translation MLHLLYILAFTAIALVAVSNLIRSLVTISMEAQKVHPSRSAKKGTANNRQQYRSVGKIHPELLDERGQVIEEPLLVMRSVSVEDARQKLDALYDSSPNKNNNDGEE, from the coding sequence ATGTTACATTTACTTTACATTTTGGCTTTTACGGCGATCGCCTTGGTTGCCGTTAGTAATTTAATTCGTAGTTTGGTTACTATTAGCATGGAGGCGCAGAAAGTTCATCCTTCTCGCTCTGCGAAAAAGGGAACTGCCAATAATCGCCAACAGTATCGCTCGGTTGGCAAAATTCATCCAGAATTACTGGACGAACGGGGTCAGGTGATTGAAGAACCGCTACTAGTTATGCGTTCTGTGTCCGTAGAAGATGCTCGTCAAAAACTAGATGCACTTTATGATTCTTCTCCCAACAAAAATAACAACGATGGAGAAGAATAA